A single region of the Novosphingobium sp. SL115 genome encodes:
- a CDS encoding anthranilate synthase component I family protein: MSTNAASTVTGLPENHQAALAQLSAGRPALIWRKLIVDTETPVGAALKLMENGRGDFLLESVQGGEVRGRYSLLGIDPDLVFRATGPTCEINRIWRHDKAAFAPLPGNSLAELRSLVAACRIDVPAALPPALACLVGYFGYETIGLVEKLPRAAQSDLVLPDMLFTRPTVVLVFDRLSDELFAIAPVWAEGGDPAHLLEAAGERIDSAIRKLSAPVPADPRLANAPDVVPTPVMPASQYASMVTAAKDYIEAGDIFQVVVAQRFTAPFPLPPIALYRALRRINPSPFLYFLDMPGFALTGSSPEILVRIRDGEVTIRPIAGTRPRGKTVEEDRANELSLLDDPKERAEHLMLLDLGRNDVGRVAKAGTVKVTESYTVERYSHVMHIVSNVVGQLDTTRADSVDALFAGFPAGTVSGAPKVRACEIIAELEPETRGAYAGGVGYFAPDGSVDSCIVLRTGVIKDGVLHAQAGAGIVADSNPEYEQRECELKSGALFAAAREAVRVASEPEYGQ, encoded by the coding sequence ATGTCCACCAACGCCGCATCCACCGTCACCGGCCTGCCTGAGAACCATCAGGCCGCCCTCGCCCAGCTTTCCGCCGGTCGCCCCGCGCTGATCTGGCGAAAGCTGATCGTGGACACGGAAACCCCGGTGGGCGCGGCGCTCAAGCTGATGGAAAACGGACGCGGCGATTTCCTGCTCGAATCCGTGCAGGGCGGCGAAGTGCGCGGGCGTTACAGCCTGCTCGGCATCGATCCCGATCTGGTCTTCCGCGCCACCGGCCCGACTTGCGAAATCAACCGCATCTGGCGGCATGACAAAGCGGCTTTCGCCCCGCTTCCCGGCAACAGCCTTGCCGAACTGCGCAGCCTTGTCGCGGCCTGCCGCATCGATGTGCCCGCCGCACTGCCGCCTGCACTGGCCTGTCTGGTCGGTTATTTCGGCTATGAAACCATCGGCCTTGTCGAAAAGCTGCCCCGCGCAGCGCAAAGCGATCTGGTCCTGCCCGATATGCTGTTCACCCGCCCGACCGTGGTGCTGGTGTTCGATCGCCTGTCTGACGAACTTTTTGCCATCGCCCCCGTCTGGGCCGAAGGTGGCGATCCCGCGCACCTGCTCGAAGCTGCCGGTGAACGTATCGACAGCGCCATTCGCAAGCTGTCTGCCCCTGTTCCTGCTGACCCGCGCCTTGCCAATGCGCCCGATGTCGTGCCCACCCCGGTCATGCCTGCCAGCCAGTATGCCAGCATGGTCACGGCTGCGAAGGACTATATCGAGGCGGGAGATATCTTTCAGGTCGTCGTCGCCCAGCGCTTCACCGCGCCCTTCCCGCTGCCGCCCATCGCGCTCTACCGCGCGCTGCGCCGCATCAACCCCTCGCCGTTCCTCTATTTCCTCGACATGCCGGGCTTCGCTCTCACCGGATCAAGCCCGGAAATCCTGGTCCGTATTCGCGATGGCGAAGTCACCATCCGCCCCATCGCCGGCACCCGCCCGCGCGGCAAAACGGTTGAGGAAGACCGCGCCAACGAACTGAGCCTGCTGGACGATCCCAAGGAACGCGCCGAACATCTGATGCTGCTCGACCTTGGCCGCAACGATGTGGGCCGCGTGGCAAAGGCTGGCACCGTGAAAGTCACCGAAAGCTACACGGTCGAACGCTACAGCCACGTCATGCACATCGTATCGAACGTGGTCGGCCAATTGGACACCACCCGCGCCGATAGTGTCGATGCCCTATTTGCCGGTTTCCCCGCAGGCACCGTTTCGGGCGCACCCAAGGTTCGCGCGTGCGAGATCATCGCCGAACTCGAACCCGAAACGCGTGGCGCTTATGCCGGCGGCGTCGGCTACTTCGCGCCTGATGGCTCGGTCGATAGCTGCATCGTCCTGCGCACCGGCGTCATCAAGGATGGCGTGCTTCACGCTCAAGCAGGTGCAGGCATCGTCGCCGACAGCAACCCCGAATACGAACAGCGAGAATGCGAACTTAAAAGCGGCGCGCTTTTCGCAGCAGCCCGCGAAGCCGTCCGCGTTGCCAGCGAACCGGAATATGGACAGTAA
- a CDS encoding Lrp/AsnC family transcriptional regulator: MDRADIALLEAIQADSALSIAELSDKVALSPSACHRRIKALEQAGVIIGYGARLEPRKLGLTVQVFVEITLNSQSREAMDRFEEAVADFDDILECHLMSGGADYLLRVAARDLEQYDHIHRDCLARLPGVSAMRSSFSLRRIKRMQGYPVLC, from the coding sequence ATGGACCGGGCTGACATCGCCTTGCTTGAAGCAATTCAGGCGGACTCGGCGCTATCAATTGCCGAACTGTCGGACAAGGTCGCCCTGTCGCCATCGGCGTGCCACCGCCGGATCAAGGCGCTGGAGCAGGCGGGCGTGATTATCGGCTATGGCGCGCGACTGGAGCCGCGCAAGCTGGGGTTGACGGTGCAGGTTTTTGTCGAGATCACGCTGAACAGCCAGAGCCGAGAGGCGATGGACCGCTTTGAAGAAGCGGTGGCCGATTTTGACGATATTCTGGAATGCCACCTGATGTCAGGCGGAGCGGATTACCTGCTGCGTGTGGCCGCGCGCGATCTTGAACAGTATGACCATATCCACCGCGATTGTCTGGCGCGGTTGCCGGGGGTTTCGGCTATGCGGTCCAGTTTTTCGCTGCGCCGGATCAAGCGGATGCAGGGCTATCCGGTGCTGTGCTGA
- a CDS encoding anthranilate synthase component II, translated as MILVIDNYDSFTWNLVHYLMEMGAEVEVVRNDALTAAQAIATGAQGFLLSPGPCTPNEAGISLDLVGAAADAKLPLLGVCLGHQSIGQYFGGKVVRGGLMHGKTSPVEHDGTGMFAGLPSPFIATRYHSLIVTDIPDCLEVNARSDDTHVMGFRHTSLPIHGVQFHPESIATEHGHAMIANFLKICGIITNPLPA; from the coding sequence ATGATCCTCGTCATCGACAATTACGACAGCTTCACCTGGAACCTCGTCCACTACCTGATGGAAATGGGCGCAGAGGTTGAAGTCGTCCGCAATGACGCGCTTACTGCTGCACAAGCCATCGCCACCGGCGCGCAAGGGTTCCTGCTCTCGCCCGGCCCCTGCACCCCCAACGAAGCGGGCATCAGCCTCGATCTGGTCGGCGCAGCGGCGGATGCAAAGCTGCCCTTGCTCGGCGTATGCCTTGGTCACCAGTCCATAGGCCAGTATTTCGGCGGTAAAGTCGTGCGCGGCGGGCTGATGCATGGCAAGACCAGCCCGGTTGAACATGACGGCACCGGCATGTTCGCAGGCCTGCCTAGCCCGTTCATCGCCACCCGCTATCACTCGCTGATCGTGACAGACATTCCCGATTGCCTCGAAGTCAACGCGCGGTCGGACGATACCCACGTCATGGGCTTCCGCCACACGTCGCTGCCGATCCACGGCGTGCAGTTCCACCCGGAATCCATCGCCACCGAACACGGTCACGCCATGATCGCGAATTTCCTGAAGATTTGCGGCATCATCACCAATCCGCTGCCCGCATGA
- a CDS encoding peptidylprolyl isomerase: MLGFFRSFIKSRVGAAVALVFLGLIALAFASADVTGSGFGGIAGGDRAAKVGSERIGTGELGKSLTNAFEQDRQQTPGLTMKQFLEGGALDGVLSGMVDRLALAEWGKKHGLAASDRLVDSEIVKIAAFQGPDGKFSQQAYEQLLAQRGLNDKDVRRDLAQGLMARQVLLPAAFGAQMPAEGVVRYAALLTEKRNGSILTVPSLAFAPATGPDAKALAAFYDANKARYMQPERRTIRYALVDETTLKSTPAPTEAEIANRYKLNTAAYAPSEQRTITQVIVPTEAAAKALAAEMVKGGALDAAARAKGLAASKLENQTREALTNQTSKAVADAAFATPQGALAAPAKSSIGWHVVKVDAIRSNPGKTLDQARAELVTILTAEKRRAAFSDFAAQVEQEIDGGTGLADIAKTLGLTLSTTQPITANGAVFGKQGETVAPDLAPLVQAAFAMEREGEPQLAEIKPGEKFAIYDVGQLTAATPAPLAQIKDVVTRDWALQQGSAKAKAAADKILAALNKGTPLAEAIKLAGVALPAPQSVDMGRQQLSQMQGQVPPPLALLFAMAEGTSKRLEGPNKAGWYIVSLKDIVPGAVKRGDPIFAQASRELGVVTGNEYAEGLRRAIRADVGVERNDAAIKAVRDQLTGANAQ, encoded by the coding sequence ATGCTCGGCTTCTTCCGCTCCTTCATCAAATCCCGCGTCGGTGCTGCCGTTGCGCTCGTATTCCTAGGCCTGATCGCATTGGCTTTTGCCAGCGCAGACGTCACCGGCAGCGGCTTTGGCGGTATCGCCGGAGGAGATCGCGCGGCCAAGGTTGGTTCCGAACGCATCGGCACCGGTGAATTGGGCAAATCGCTGACCAACGCTTTCGAACAGGACCGGCAGCAGACTCCCGGCCTTACGATGAAGCAATTTCTCGAAGGCGGCGCGCTTGATGGCGTGCTTTCCGGCATGGTTGATCGCTTAGCCTTAGCCGAATGGGGCAAGAAGCATGGTCTTGCTGCCAGTGACCGGCTGGTTGACAGCGAAATCGTCAAGATCGCCGCGTTTCAAGGACCGGATGGCAAGTTCAGCCAGCAAGCCTATGAACAACTGCTCGCCCAGCGTGGGTTGAACGACAAGGACGTGCGCCGGGATCTGGCTCAGGGACTGATGGCCCGGCAGGTCTTGCTGCCCGCAGCCTTCGGGGCACAGATGCCCGCCGAAGGTGTCGTGCGTTACGCCGCCCTTCTCACCGAAAAGCGTAACGGTTCGATCCTGACCGTGCCCTCGCTGGCCTTTGCTCCAGCCACTGGCCCTGATGCCAAGGCACTGGCAGCGTTCTACGACGCGAATAAGGCGCGCTACATGCAGCCTGAACGCCGCACCATCCGCTATGCGCTGGTTGATGAAACGACGCTCAAATCGACACCTGCGCCGACCGAGGCTGAGATTGCCAATCGTTACAAGCTGAACACCGCCGCCTATGCGCCTAGCGAACAGCGCACGATAACGCAGGTCATCGTCCCTACCGAAGCTGCCGCCAAAGCGCTTGCCGCCGAAATGGTCAAGGGTGGTGCACTGGATGCCGCTGCCCGCGCCAAGGGGCTTGCCGCCAGCAAGCTGGAAAACCAGACCCGTGAAGCGTTGACCAACCAGACATCCAAGGCGGTTGCCGATGCCGCCTTTGCCACGCCGCAAGGTGCACTAGCTGCGCCTGCCAAATCCAGCATCGGCTGGCATGTGGTCAAGGTCGATGCCATCCGCAGCAATCCGGGCAAGACGCTCGATCAGGCACGTGCAGAACTCGTCACCATCCTCACCGCGGAAAAGCGCCGCGCTGCGTTTTCCGATTTCGCCGCGCAAGTGGAGCAGGAAATCGATGGCGGAACCGGTCTTGCCGATATCGCAAAGACGCTGGGCCTGACGCTTTCCACCACGCAACCAATCACCGCCAATGGCGCAGTTTTTGGCAAGCAGGGTGAAACCGTCGCGCCCGATCTGGCTCCGCTGGTCCAGGCCGCATTTGCCATGGAACGCGAAGGCGAACCGCAGCTTGCCGAAATCAAGCCGGGTGAAAAGTTCGCGATCTACGATGTTGGCCAGCTTACCGCAGCTACCCCTGCCCCGCTCGCCCAAATCAAGGATGTGGTAACCCGCGACTGGGCGCTGCAACAAGGTTCGGCCAAAGCCAAGGCTGCTGCCGACAAGATCCTTGCGGCGCTGAACAAGGGCACGCCGCTGGCCGAAGCAATCAAGCTGGCAGGCGTCGCTCTGCCTGCGCCACAATCGGTCGATATGGGCCGCCAGCAGCTTTCGCAGATGCAGGGGCAGGTTCCGCCGCCCCTCGCACTGCTGTTCGCCATGGCTGAAGGCACGTCCAAGCGCCTTGAAGGCCCGAACAAGGCTGGTTGGTATATCGTATCGCTGAAAGACATCGTGCCCGGCGCGGTGAAGCGCGGCGATCCGATCTTCGCACAGGCCTCGCGCGAACTCGGCGTGGTAACCGGCAACGAATATGCTGAGGGCCTGCGCCGCGCCATCCGTGCAGACGTCGGCGTCGAACGCAATGATGCCGCGATCAAGGCCGTCCGCGATCAGTTGACCGGCGCGAACGCGCAATAA
- the secG gene encoding preprotein translocase subunit SecG, which yields MFIFLTVVQAIVAALLVVVILMQKSEGGGLGVGGSPSGFMSARGAADFLTRMTSVLAGLFVMLSIALATLAVGTTSGREIDTSLERAVPVQNVPAADPLAPAQGGTPAVAPSGAAPAAAPVNDPLGGAAGQ from the coding sequence CTGTTCATTTTCCTAACCGTCGTCCAGGCGATTGTCGCGGCACTGCTTGTCGTCGTGATTCTGATGCAGAAGTCCGAAGGCGGCGGTCTTGGTGTGGGCGGCAGCCCTTCCGGGTTCATGTCTGCGCGTGGCGCAGCCGATTTCCTGACGCGCATGACGTCGGTGCTGGCTGGATTGTTTGTGATGTTGAGCATTGCGCTGGCTACGCTGGCGGTGGGCACCACGTCTGGCCGCGAAATTGACACCTCGCTTGAACGTGCAGTGCCGGTGCAGAATGTACCTGCGGCTGATCCGCTGGCACCTGCACAGGGTGGTACGCCAGCTGTGGCGCCTTCCGGGGCGGCGCCTGCTGCGGCCCCTGTAAATGATCCGCTGGGCGGCGCTGCCGGTCAGTAA
- a CDS encoding CTP synthase, whose protein sequence is MARYIFITGGVVSSLGKGLMAASLAALLQARGYRVRIRKFDPYLNVDPGTMSPYQHGEVYVTDDGAETDLDLGHYERFTGVSARQADNITSGRIYRDIIAKERKGAYLGATVQVIPHVTDAIKDFAQAETEDLDFVLCEIGGTVGDIEGLPFIEALRQLHNEMRDETCFVHVTLVPYIAAAGELKTKPTQHSVRELTGLGIQPDILLCRCEKPLPESERAKIAQFCNVRKSAVIPALDASSIYAVPLQYHAEGLDSEVLRHFGLTAPDPDLTRWDDIVDRYQNPEGEVTIGVVGKYVGLQDAYKSLNEALAHGGMANRVKVRVKWLDAELFEKDDAEIAAHLEPMHGILVPGGFGERGTEGKIASVRFARERKVPFFGICLGMQMACIEGARNTAGIEKASSTEFGPTDEPVVGIITEWMTAEGLETRSEGGDLGGTMRLGAYDAKLTGNSHVAAVYGAEAISERHRHRYEVNVAYKERLEAGGLVFSGMSPDGLLPEIVERPDHPWFIGVQFHPELKSRPFEPHPLFKGFIAAAVKQARLV, encoded by the coding sequence ATGGCGCGGTACATTTTCATCACCGGCGGCGTGGTCTCCTCGCTCGGCAAGGGACTCATGGCGGCGAGCCTCGCGGCTCTGTTGCAGGCACGCGGATATCGTGTGCGAATCCGCAAGTTTGACCCCTATCTCAACGTCGATCCGGGCACGATGAGCCCGTATCAGCACGGTGAAGTCTATGTGACTGATGACGGGGCAGAAACCGACCTCGATCTTGGGCACTATGAACGCTTCACTGGCGTTTCTGCGCGGCAGGCTGACAACATCACGTCAGGCCGGATCTACCGCGACATCATCGCCAAAGAGCGCAAGGGCGCATATCTTGGCGCGACGGTGCAGGTAATTCCGCACGTAACCGACGCGATCAAGGACTTCGCACAGGCCGAGACGGAAGATCTCGACTTTGTGCTGTGCGAAATCGGCGGCACGGTGGGCGACATTGAAGGCCTGCCCTTCATTGAAGCACTGCGCCAGTTGCACAACGAGATGCGTGACGAGACGTGCTTTGTCCACGTAACGCTGGTGCCGTATATTGCGGCGGCGGGCGAGTTGAAGACCAAGCCGACCCAGCATTCGGTGCGCGAATTGACCGGGCTGGGTATTCAGCCCGACATCCTGCTGTGCCGCTGCGAAAAGCCGCTGCCCGAAAGCGAACGCGCAAAGATTGCGCAGTTCTGCAACGTGCGCAAGTCAGCGGTCATTCCGGCGCTTGATGCGTCGAGCATCTACGCTGTGCCCTTGCAGTATCATGCCGAAGGGCTGGACAGCGAAGTGCTACGCCACTTTGGCCTGACCGCGCCGGACCCGGATCTGACGCGCTGGGACGATATCGTTGACCGGTATCAGAACCCGGAGGGCGAAGTGACGATTGGCGTGGTCGGCAAGTATGTCGGTCTGCAGGATGCCTACAAATCGCTGAACGAAGCGCTGGCGCACGGTGGCATGGCCAACCGCGTGAAAGTGCGGGTGAAGTGGCTGGATGCCGAATTGTTCGAAAAGGACGATGCGGAAATCGCGGCGCATCTGGAACCGATGCACGGCATTCTGGTGCCCGGTGGCTTTGGCGAGCGTGGCACCGAAGGCAAGATTGCTTCGGTCCGGTTTGCGCGCGAACGCAAGGTGCCGTTCTTCGGCATATGCCTTGGTATGCAGATGGCCTGCATCGAAGGCGCGCGGAATACAGCCGGAATCGAAAAGGCATCTTCAACCGAATTCGGTCCGACCGACGAACCGGTGGTGGGCATCATTACCGAATGGATGACGGCGGAAGGCCTTGAGACGCGATCGGAAGGTGGCGATCTGGGCGGCACGATGCGGCTTGGCGCTTATGACGCAAAGCTGACCGGCAACAGCCATGTGGCGGCGGTTTATGGTGCCGAAGCGATCAGCGAACGCCATCGCCATCGCTACGAAGTGAATGTGGCCTACAAGGAACGTCTTGAGGCCGGAGGTCTGGTATTTTCCGGCATGTCGCCTGATGGCCTGCTGCCGGAAATCGTGGAACGGCCTGACCACCCGTGGTTTATCGGTGTGCAGTTCCATCCTGAACTGAAGAGCCGTCCTTTCGAACCGCATCCGCTGTTCAAGGGCTTTATTGCCGCAGCAGTAAAGCAGGCACGTCTGGTTTAA
- the tpiA gene encoding triose-phosphate isomerase, with the protein MPHRPYIVGNWKMNGVRAMLAEARAIDRAAARYPDVQVALAPPFTLIGTLREAVTAMGIGGQDCHAQAKGAHTGDVSAPMLVDTGADFVILGHSERRKDHAEGDALVQAKADAALSAGLGVIVCVGETLDERDAGKAVAVVAGQVDGSLPAGEGAGDAVAAGKVSVAYEPVWAIGTGRVAAVEDVVTMHAAIRERLLALYGEAGAKVRILYGGSVNAGNAAELLAAEGVGGALVGGASLTAEAFLPIVAAAGTGEA; encoded by the coding sequence ATGCCGCACCGTCCGTATATCGTGGGCAACTGGAAGATGAACGGCGTCAGGGCCATGCTGGCCGAAGCGCGCGCTATCGACCGGGCTGCTGCCCGCTATCCCGATGTGCAGGTGGCGCTAGCGCCGCCGTTCACGCTTATTGGCACGCTGCGCGAAGCGGTAACCGCCATGGGCATTGGCGGACAGGACTGTCATGCGCAGGCCAAAGGTGCGCACACCGGTGACGTATCGGCACCCATGTTGGTGGATACCGGTGCTGATTTCGTGATTCTGGGCCATAGCGAGCGTCGCAAGGACCATGCCGAAGGCGATGCTCTGGTGCAGGCCAAGGCAGATGCCGCGCTTTCTGCTGGTCTGGGCGTCATTGTTTGCGTGGGGGAAACCCTGGATGAACGTGATGCAGGCAAGGCGGTTGCCGTGGTCGCAGGGCAGGTCGACGGATCGCTACCCGCGGGAGAAGGTGCGGGCGATGCCGTTGCCGCAGGCAAGGTTTCCGTAGCTTATGAACCGGTCTGGGCTATCGGCACCGGTCGCGTTGCTGCGGTTGAAGATGTGGTGACAATGCACGCCGCCATCCGCGAACGTCTGCTTGCGCTGTATGGCGAGGCTGGAGCGAAAGTGCGCATTCTGTATGGCGGTTCGGTAAATGCCGGGAATGCCGCAGAATTGCTGGCGGCAGAAGGCGTCGGCGGCGCATTGGTGGGCGGGGCAAGTCTGACCGCAGAAGCGTTTCTGCCGATCGTGGCGGCAGCCGGAACGGGTGAGGCCTGA
- the trpD gene encoding anthranilate phosphoribosyltransferase: MTALPDPQHPLEEAEAEAAFAAILDGTVPDEAIAQFLTDLSDRGETASEIAGAARAMRQRMIPISAPANAIDVCGTGGDGHHTLNVSTAVSLVVASCGVPVAKHGNRAASSKSGAADTLEALGLNLDRAAQTAEATLGDLGICFLFAARHHPSMGRIMPIRKALGRRTIFNLMGPLANPAGVRRQLVGIARPAYVPIYAEAIQRLGTDHSLVISGDEGLDELSLAGGNELAEVKDGELLMRRITPADVGLPESPVDAIRGGDAAHNAAALRALLQGEEGPYRNAVLFNAAAALIVAGEARDWHEGVEEAAEAIDKGLTNALLNCWIAALK; the protein is encoded by the coding sequence ATGACCGCGCTGCCAGATCCGCAACACCCGCTGGAAGAGGCTGAGGCTGAAGCCGCCTTCGCTGCCATTCTTGACGGCACGGTTCCTGACGAAGCGATCGCGCAGTTCCTGACCGACCTGTCGGACCGGGGAGAAACCGCCAGCGAAATCGCGGGGGCGGCCCGCGCCATGCGCCAGCGGATGATCCCGATCAGCGCGCCAGCCAACGCCATCGATGTCTGCGGCACTGGCGGCGACGGCCACCACACGCTCAACGTCTCTACCGCCGTCAGCCTTGTTGTGGCGAGCTGCGGCGTTCCGGTGGCAAAGCACGGGAACCGCGCTGCCAGTTCCAAATCGGGCGCGGCTGATACACTGGAAGCACTCGGTCTCAACCTTGATCGCGCTGCGCAAACTGCCGAAGCCACCTTGGGCGACCTTGGCATCTGCTTCCTGTTCGCCGCGCGTCATCACCCCTCGATGGGGCGCATCATGCCCATCCGCAAAGCGTTGGGCCGCCGCACCATCTTCAACTTGATGGGACCGCTAGCCAACCCCGCCGGGGTCCGCCGCCAGCTCGTCGGCATCGCTCGCCCCGCTTACGTGCCCATCTATGCCGAAGCCATTCAGCGCCTCGGCACCGATCACAGCCTGGTCATTTCTGGCGACGAAGGGCTGGATGAGCTGAGTCTGGCAGGCGGGAACGAACTGGCCGAAGTGAAGGACGGCGAGTTGCTGATGCGACGTATCACGCCTGCCGATGTCGGACTGCCTGAAAGCCCGGTAGACGCTATCCGTGGCGGAGACGCAGCCCACAATGCGGCCGCCTTACGCGCATTGTTACAGGGCGAAGAAGGCCCCTACCGCAATGCCGTTCTGTTCAACGCCGCAGCCGCCCTCATCGTCGCAGGTGAAGCGCGTGACTGGCACGAAGGCGTCGAGGAAGCCGCCGAAGCTATCGACAAAGGTCTCACCAACGCTCTGCTGAACTGCTGGATCGCCGCGCTGAAATAA